A genomic region of Pseudomonas sp. RSB 5.4 contains the following coding sequences:
- the glmM gene encoding phosphoglucosamine mutase → MSKKYFGTDGIRGRVGEYPITPDFMLKLGWAAGMAFRKMGACKVLVGKDTRISGYMFESALEAGLTSAGADVMLLGPMPTPAIAYLSRTFQAEAGIVISASHNPHDDNGIKFFSGKGTKLPDELELMIEELLDTPMAVVESSKIGKVSRINDASGRYIEFCKSSVPTGTSFSGLKIVIDCANGATYKVAPSVFRELGAEVVVLSAQPNGLNINENCGSTHMGPLQAAVLAEHADLGIAFDGDGDRVLMVDHTGAIVDGDELLFIIARDLHERGKLQGGVVGTLMSNLGLELALADLSIPFIRANVGDRYVIAELLERNWLVGGENSGHIVCFNHTTTGDAIIAALQVLMALKTRNEGLAQTRQVLRKCPQVLINVRFGGGESPLEHPAVKEASARVTQAMAGRGRVLLRKSGTEPLVRVMVEGEDETQVRSYAEELAKLVSEVSA, encoded by the coding sequence ATGAGCAAGAAATACTTTGGTACTGATGGTATTCGTGGTCGTGTCGGTGAATATCCGATCACTCCGGACTTCATGCTCAAGCTCGGCTGGGCGGCTGGCATGGCCTTTCGCAAGATGGGCGCCTGCAAGGTGCTGGTCGGCAAGGACACGCGAATTTCCGGCTACATGTTCGAGTCGGCTCTTGAAGCGGGCCTGACGTCGGCGGGCGCCGATGTAATGCTGCTTGGTCCGATGCCGACGCCGGCGATTGCCTATCTGTCGCGTACTTTCCAGGCCGAAGCAGGCATCGTGATCAGTGCTTCGCACAATCCGCATGATGATAATGGAATCAAGTTCTTTTCCGGTAAGGGCACGAAGTTGCCTGATGAGCTGGAGCTTATGATCGAAGAACTGCTTGACACCCCGATGGCTGTGGTTGAGTCGAGCAAGATCGGCAAGGTGTCGCGCATTAACGACGCGTCGGGTCGCTACATCGAGTTCTGCAAAAGCAGTGTTCCCACCGGCACCAGTTTTTCCGGCCTGAAAATCGTGATCGACTGCGCAAACGGTGCGACCTACAAGGTTGCTCCAAGTGTATTCCGTGAGTTGGGTGCTGAAGTGGTCGTGCTTTCGGCTCAGCCCAATGGTCTGAACATCAATGAAAATTGCGGTTCGACCCATATGGGGCCGTTGCAGGCTGCTGTATTGGCTGAGCACGCTGATCTGGGTATCGCCTTCGATGGCGACGGTGATCGGGTGTTGATGGTCGATCACACTGGCGCCATCGTCGATGGTGATGAGCTGCTGTTCATCATTGCGCGCGATCTGCACGAGCGTGGCAAGTTGCAGGGTGGCGTGGTCGGTACTCTGATGAGCAACCTGGGTCTTGAGCTCGCGTTGGCGGATCTCTCGATTCCGTTCATTCGAGCGAATGTCGGTGATCGCTATGTGATCGCCGAGCTGCTGGAGCGCAACTGGCTGGTAGGTGGTGAGAATTCGGGCCACATCGTCTGCTTCAATCACACCACAACAGGTGATGCGATCATTGCTGCGTTGCAGGTGTTGATGGCATTGAAAACCCGCAATGAAGGTCTTGCGCAAACGCGTCAGGTCTTGCGCAAGTGCCCTCAGGTGCTGATCAATGTGCGTTTCGGTGGTGGCGAAAGCCCGCTTGAGCATCCGGCTGTCAAGGAAGCCAGTGCACGCGTAACCCAGGCGATGGCGGGTCGAGGTCGTGTGCTTCTGCGCAAGTCCGGCACAGAGCCGCTGGTGCGTGTGATGGTCGAAGGCGAGGATGAAACTCAGGTTCGCAGCTATGCCGAAGAACTGGCAAAACTGGTTAGTGAAGTTTCTGCCTGA
- the tpiA gene encoding triose-phosphate isomerase — MRRPMVAGNWKMHGTRASVAELINGLRHLALPSGVDVAVFPPCLHINQVIDGLKGKSISVGAQNSAVESMQGALTGEIAPSQLVDAGCSLVLVGHSERRQIMGERDGMLNRKFAAAQACGLIPVLCVGETLEQREAGKTLEVVGRQLGSIIEELGVGAFANAVIAYEPVWAIGTGLTATPQQAQDVHKAIREQLAAENSEVARGVRLLYGGSVKAANAVELFGMPDIDGGLIGGASLNADEFGAICRAAGN, encoded by the coding sequence ATGCGTCGCCCTATGGTAGCTGGTAACTGGAAGATGCACGGTACCCGCGCCAGCGTCGCTGAGCTGATCAACGGCCTTCGTCATCTGGCCTTGCCAAGCGGTGTTGATGTCGCGGTATTCCCGCCTTGCTTGCATATCAATCAAGTGATTGATGGTTTGAAAGGCAAATCGATTTCGGTCGGTGCGCAGAATTCTGCGGTGGAATCCATGCAAGGTGCGTTGACCGGTGAAATTGCACCGAGTCAGTTGGTGGATGCAGGTTGTTCCCTGGTGCTTGTCGGGCACTCCGAACGCCGCCAGATAATGGGCGAGCGAGACGGGATGCTGAATCGCAAGTTCGCAGCGGCACAGGCATGTGGCTTGATTCCGGTGTTGTGTGTAGGGGAAACCCTCGAGCAGCGCGAAGCCGGAAAAACTCTTGAGGTTGTCGGGCGTCAGCTGGGCAGCATCATCGAGGAGCTGGGTGTTGGTGCCTTTGCCAATGCAGTTATTGCTTACGAGCCTGTCTGGGCCATTGGTACCGGACTGACTGCAACGCCGCAACAGGCTCAGGATGTGCATAAAGCCATTCGCGAGCAGTTGGCGGCAGAGAATTCTGAAGTCGCACGAGGTGTGCGACTTCTATACGGCGGCAGCGTGAAGGCGGCCAATGCGGTCGAACTGTTCGGCATGCCGGATATCGATGGGGGGCTCATTGGTGGAGCTTCCCTGAATGCAGATGAGTTCGGTGCGATTTGTCGCGCCGCGGGAAACTGA
- the secG gene encoding preprotein translocase subunit SecG, with translation MLETVVVVFHLLGALGVVALVLLQQGKGADAGASFGAGASNTVFGSQGSSTFLSKFTAILAAGFFITSLGLGYFAKEKAHQLTQAGLPDPAVLEVPKQQKPASDDVPVLQEQKSATPATDVPPAQEQK, from the coding sequence ATGCTGGAAACAGTCGTAGTCGTTTTTCATCTGCTGGGTGCATTGGGCGTAGTTGCTCTGGTTTTGCTGCAGCAGGGTAAGGGTGCGGACGCTGGCGCGTCTTTCGGAGCAGGTGCTTCAAATACTGTGTTCGGAAGCCAAGGTTCCTCTACCTTTCTTAGTAAGTTTACTGCTATACTTGCCGCCGGTTTCTTCATAACCAGCTTGGGGTTAGGTTACTTTGCTAAAGAGAAAGCTCATCAGCTGACTCAAGCAGGTTTGCCAGATCCAGCAGTGTTGGAAGTACCTAAGCAACAAAAACCGGCTTCTGATGATGTCCCGGTGCTTCAAGAGCAAAAGTCGGCTACTCCAGCGACTGACGTACCTCCAGCTCAAGAGCAGAAGTAA
- the rimP gene encoding ribosome maturation factor RimP: protein MSSKLEELQALLAPVVVALGYECWGIEFSAQGRHSMLRVYIDKEGGVLVDDCAIVSRQISGVLDVEDPISVEYTLEVSSPGMERPLFTLEQFAKFAGEQVKIKLRSPFEGRRNFQGLLRGVEEQDVVVQVEDHEFLLPIDMIDKANIIPSFD, encoded by the coding sequence GTGTCGAGCAAGCTAGAAGAGTTGCAGGCCTTGTTGGCCCCGGTGGTCGTGGCCCTAGGCTATGAATGCTGGGGTATCGAGTTTTCGGCTCAAGGTCGTCACTCGATGTTGCGTGTTTATATCGATAAAGAGGGTGGCGTGCTGGTGGACGATTGCGCCATTGTCAGCCGTCAGATCAGCGGTGTCCTGGATGTTGAAGATCCGATCTCCGTTGAATACACCCTCGAAGTTTCCTCGCCTGGCATGGAACGCCCACTGTTCACTCTTGAGCAGTTTGCAAAATTTGCCGGTGAACAAGTGAAGATCAAGCTGCGCTCGCCTTTCGAAGGTCGACGCAACTTTCAGGGCCTTCTGCGCGGTGTAGAAGAACAGGACGTCGTGGTGCAGGTAGAAGACCATGAGTTCCTGTTGCCGATCGATATGATCGACAAGGCCAACATTATTCCCAGTTTTGACTGA
- the nusA gene encoding transcription termination factor NusA: MSKEVLLVVESVSNEKGVPASVIFEALELALATATKKRFEDEVDLRVEINRHTGSYETFRRWTVVEENDLDDPAIETWPSKVAETHPGAKVGDVVEEKIESIEFGRIAAQTAKQVIVQKVREAERAQVVDAYRERLGEIISGTVKKVTRDNVIVDLGNNAEALLAREDIISRETFRVGVRLRALLKEIRTENRGPQLILSRTAPEMLIELFRIEVPEIAEGLIEVMAASRDPGSRAKIAVRSKDKRIDPQGACIGMRGSRVQAVSGELGGERVDIVLWDDNPAQFVINAMSPAEVAAIIVDEDAHAMDIAVGADNLAQAIGRGGQNVRLASQLTGWTLNVMTESDIQAKQQAETGDILRNFIDELEVDEELAQVLVDEGFTSLEEIAYVPLEEMLNIDGFDEDIVNELRARAKDRLLTKAIATEEKLADAHPAEDLLSLEGMDKDLAMELAVRGVITREDLAEQSIDDLLDIDGIDDDRAGKLIMAARAHWFE, from the coding sequence ATGAGCAAAGAAGTACTGCTGGTTGTTGAGTCGGTATCCAATGAAAAGGGCGTACCGGCAAGCGTGATTTTTGAAGCGCTGGAGCTGGCTCTGGCCACTGCTACCAAAAAGCGTTTTGAAGACGAAGTTGACCTGCGTGTGGAGATCAATCGCCACACCGGTTCCTATGAGACTTTCCGTCGCTGGACAGTCGTCGAAGAGAATGACCTCGACGATCCTGCGATCGAAACCTGGCCAAGCAAGGTTGCCGAAACGCATCCTGGTGCCAAGGTCGGCGACGTCGTCGAAGAAAAGATCGAATCCATCGAGTTCGGCCGCATTGCTGCACAGACTGCCAAGCAAGTCATTGTGCAGAAAGTGCGTGAAGCCGAGCGCGCTCAAGTGGTCGACGCCTATCGCGAGCGCCTGGGAGAAATCATCTCCGGCACCGTGAAGAAAGTCACCCGCGACAACGTGATCGTCGATCTGGGCAACAACGCTGAAGCGTTGCTGGCCCGTGAAGACATCATTTCTCGCGAAACCTTCCGTGTCGGTGTGCGTCTGCGTGCACTGCTCAAGGAAATCCGCACCGAGAACCGCGGCCCGCAGCTGATCCTGTCGCGCACCGCGCCGGAAATGCTGATCGAGTTGTTCCGCATCGAAGTGCCGGAAATCGCTGAAGGCCTGATCGAAGTAATGGCAGCGTCCCGTGATCCGGGTTCGCGTGCCAAGATCGCTGTCCGTTCCAAGGACAAACGCATCGACCCGCAGGGCGCGTGCATTGGTATGCGCGGTTCGCGCGTCCAGGCCGTGTCGGGCGAGTTGGGTGGCGAGCGTGTCGACATCGTCCTGTGGGACGATAACCCGGCGCAGTTCGTGATCAATGCCATGTCGCCGGCAGAAGTGGCGGCGATTATCGTTGACGAAGATGCCCATGCAATGGACATCGCCGTTGGCGCAGACAATCTGGCTCAGGCCATCGGTCGGGGTGGTCAGAACGTGCGTCTGGCGAGCCAGTTGACTGGCTGGACCCTGAACGTGATGACCGAATCGGACATCCAGGCTAAGCAGCAAGCAGAAACCGGCGACATCCTGCGCAACTTCATCGACGAGCTGGAAGTCGACGAAGAACTGGCTCAGGTGCTGGTAGATGAAGGCTTCACCAGCCTGGAAGAGATTGCCTACGTACCGTTGGAAGAAATGCTCAACATCGACGGCTTTGACGAAGATATCGTCAACGAGCTTCGCGCTCGTGCCAAGGATCGTTTGTTGACCAAAGCCATCGCTACTGAGGAAAAGCTGGCAGACGCCCATCCGGCCGAAGACCTGCTCTCGCTTGAGGGTATGGACAAGGATTTGGCGATGGAACTGGCGGTGCGCGGCGTAATTACCCGCGAAGACCTGGCCGAGCAGTCTATTGACGACCTGCTCGACATCGACGGCATTGACGATGATCGTGCCGGCAAGTTGATCATGGCCGCCCGAGCCCACTGGTTCGAGTAA
- the infB gene encoding translation initiation factor IF-2: protein MTQVTVKQLADEVKTPVERLLQQMREAGLPHTAAEENVTDSEKQSLLTHLKSSHKAKVEEPRKITLQRKTTSTLRVAGSKSISVEVRKKKVFVQRSPEEIEAERKRELEERRAVENAARQKAEEEAKQRAEEEARRQPAAAPSAPAEAVAAPAPVAEPVRDAAPVAAAPAADTRKRDEQRRPDKPRADDNNRRGGGGDGERKNAPHRASVKEKAPAPRVAPRTTDEESDGFRRGGRGKAKLKKRNAHGFQNPTGPVVREVKIGETITVGDLAQQMSVKAAEIIKFMFKLGTPATINQVLDQETAQLVAEELGHKVTLVSDTALEDSLAESLKFEGEAVSRAPVVTVMGHVDHGKTSLLDYIRRAKVAAGEAGGITQHIGAYHVETDRGMVTFLDTPGHAAFTAMRARGAKATDIVILVVAADDGVMPQTIEAVQHAQAAGVPLVVAVNKIDKPGADLDRIRSELSVHGVTSEEWGGDTPFVPVSAKMGTGVDELLEAVLLQAEVLELTATPSAPGRGVVVESRLDKGRGPVATVLVQDGTLRQGDMVLVGSNYGRVRAMLDENGKPIKEAGPAIPVEILGLDGTPDAGDEMSVVADEKKAREVALFRQGKFREVKLARAHAGKLENIFENMGQEEKKTLNIVLKSDVRGSLEALQGALNGLGNDEVQVRVVGGGVGGITESDANLALASNAVLFGFNVRADAGARKIVEQEGLDMRYYNVIYDIIEDVKKALTGMLGSDVRENILGVAEVRDVFRSPKFGAIAGCMVIEGVVHRNRPIRVLREDIVIFEGELESLRRFKDDASEVRAGMECGIGVKSYNDVKVGDKIEVFEKVQVARSL, encoded by the coding sequence ATGACGCAAGTCACGGTGAAACAACTGGCCGATGAGGTCAAAACACCGGTAGAGCGCCTGTTGCAGCAGATGCGTGAGGCAGGTCTGCCGCACACCGCCGCCGAAGAAAATGTGACTGACAGTGAGAAGCAATCCCTGCTGACTCACTTGAAGAGCAGCCACAAGGCGAAAGTGGAAGAACCACGCAAGATCACGCTGCAGCGTAAAACCACCAGCACCCTACGTGTGGCTGGTAGCAAGAGCATCAGCGTTGAAGTCCGCAAAAAGAAAGTTTTCGTACAGCGTAGCCCGGAAGAAATCGAAGCCGAGCGCAAGCGTGAACTGGAAGAGCGTCGCGCAGTAGAAAATGCTGCTCGTCAGAAGGCTGAAGAAGAAGCCAAGCAGCGCGCTGAAGAAGAAGCGCGTCGCCAGCCTGCCGCTGCGCCGTCCGCTCCTGCCGAAGCTGTTGCAGCACCTGCGCCAGTCGCTGAACCTGTGCGCGATGCCGCGCCGGTTGCTGCTGCGCCAGCTGCCGACACTCGCAAGCGTGACGAACAGCGCCGTCCGGACAAGCCACGTGCCGACGATAACAATCGTCGCGGCGGTGGTGGCGATGGCGAGCGCAAAAACGCTCCGCATCGCGCATCGGTCAAAGAAAAAGCGCCGGCTCCACGTGTGGCACCACGCACTACCGACGAAGAAAGCGATGGCTTCCGTCGTGGTGGTCGCGGCAAGGCCAAGCTGAAGAAACGCAACGCTCACGGTTTCCAGAACCCTACCGGTCCTGTCGTGCGTGAAGTGAAGATCGGCGAGACCATCACTGTTGGCGATCTCGCCCAGCAGATGTCGGTCAAGGCTGCTGAAATCATCAAGTTCATGTTCAAACTGGGCACTCCAGCGACCATCAACCAGGTACTCGATCAGGAAACTGCTCAACTGGTTGCTGAAGAGCTGGGCCACAAAGTGACCCTGGTCAGCGACACCGCCCTGGAAGATTCCCTGGCCGAGTCCCTGAAGTTTGAAGGTGAGGCAGTTTCCCGTGCCCCCGTCGTGACCGTAATGGGCCACGTTGACCACGGTAAGACTTCCCTGCTCGACTACATCCGTCGTGCCAAGGTTGCAGCGGGCGAAGCCGGCGGCATTACCCAGCACATCGGCGCATACCACGTTGAAACCGACCGTGGCATGGTGACGTTCCTCGACACCCCGGGTCACGCTGCGTTTACCGCAATGCGTGCCCGTGGTGCCAAGGCGACCGACATCGTGATCCTGGTGGTTGCGGCGGACGACGGCGTGATGCCGCAAACCATCGAGGCTGTTCAGCACGCTCAGGCGGCTGGCGTTCCTCTGGTGGTTGCGGTGAACAAGATCGACAAGCCTGGTGCCGACCTCGATCGCATCCGCAGCGAACTGTCGGTTCACGGCGTGACTTCCGAAGAGTGGGGCGGCGACACTCCATTCGTACCGGTTTCGGCGAAAATGGGTACAGGCGTTGACGAACTGCTCGAAGCCGTTCTGCTGCAGGCCGAAGTTCTCGAACTGACCGCCACTCCATCGGCTCCTGGCCGTGGTGTTGTCGTTGAATCGCGTCTGGACAAGGGCCGTGGCCCAGTGGCCACCGTGCTGGTTCAGGACGGTACGCTGCGTCAAGGCGACATGGTGCTGGTCGGCTCGAACTATGGCCGCGTGCGCGCCATGCTCGACGAGAACGGCAAGCCGATCAAGGAAGCAGGTCCGGCCATTCCGGTCGAGATCCTGGGTCTTGACGGTACACCAGACGCTGGCGACGAGATGAGCGTGGTTGCTGACGAGAAGAAAGCCCGTGAAGTGGCTCTGTTCCGTCAAGGCAAGTTCCGCGAAGTCAAACTGGCTCGCGCTCACGCCGGCAAGCTGGAAAACATCTTCGAAAACATGGGTCAGGAAGAGAAGAAGACGCTCAACATCGTCCTCAAATCCGACGTCCGTGGTTCGCTGGAAGCTTTGCAGGGCGCTCTGAACGGCCTGGGTAATGACGAAGTGCAAGTGCGCGTAGTCGGTGGCGGTGTCGGTGGTATCACCGAGTCCGACGCCAATCTGGCACTGGCTTCCAACGCTGTACTGTTCGGCTTCAACGTGCGTGCCGATGCTGGCGCACGGAAGATCGTCGAGCAGGAAGGTCTGGACATGCGTTACTACAACGTGATCTACGACATCATCGAAGACGTCAAGAAAGCCCTGACCGGCATGCTCGGCAGCGATGTTCGCGAGAACATCCTGGGCGTGGCCGAAGTGCGCGACGTGTTCCGTTCGCCGAAGTTTGGCGCGATCGCCGGTTGCATGGTGATCGAAGGTGTTGTGCACCGTAACCGTCCGATCCGTGTACTGCGTGAAGACATCGTTATCTTCGAAGGCGAGCTGGAATCCCTGCGCCGCTTCAAGGATGACGCTTCCGAAGTACGTGCCGGCATGGAGTGCGGTATCGGCGTGAAGAGCTACAACGACGTCAAAGTCGGTGACAAGATCGAAGTCTTCGAGAAGGTTCAGGTTGCTCGCAGCCTCTGA
- the rbfA gene encoding 30S ribosome-binding factor RbfA, with the protein MAKEYSRTQRIGDQMQRELAQLIRREVKDPRVGLVTITAVEVSRDVGHAKIFITVMGQDNAEDIAQSIKVLNAAAGFLRMQLAREMKLRSVPQLHFHYDESVVRGAHLSALIERAVAEDNQHLAAAPEDTKE; encoded by the coding sequence ATGGCAAAAGAATACAGCCGTACCCAACGTATCGGCGATCAGATGCAGCGTGAGCTGGCCCAACTGATCCGTCGTGAAGTCAAAGACCCGCGCGTCGGCCTGGTCACCATTACCGCTGTGGAAGTCAGCCGTGACGTCGGTCACGCGAAGATCTTCATCACCGTGATGGGGCAGGACAACGCCGAAGACATCGCGCAAAGCATCAAGGTGCTCAACGCTGCCGCAGGTTTCCTGCGCATGCAGCTGGCCCGTGAGATGAAGCTGCGCAGCGTGCCGCAATTGCACTTCCACTACGACGAAAGCGTCGTGCGTGGCGCGCACCTGTCGGCCCTGATCGAGCGCGCCGTGGCTGAGGACAATCAGCACCTGGCCGCTGCACCTGAAGACACCAAGGAGTAA